GAAACAAATGTTTGATCAGCAATTCAGCTTCTCCAGAGTTTGAAAGGCTACGTGTTTCTGGGTTCATTTCCTCCTCATGCCCACACCCCGCTGTGTCCAGAAACTCAAGCGGACGAGAAATCCAAGCCTGCTCTGAATTCTCGGGCAAAGTTCGTTCTGCAACCAGTGGATCTGCAAGCAGTTGTCCCTGATAGAACTCCTGACTTGAAAATCCCATGATCTCTTCATGCATGCGGTATTGAATATTTAAGAGTGCAGCAGCCTGGGGATGTTCTTCAATACAGATTTCAAACAAAGTCCGATTAAACCCTCCCGCCAAAGCCCTTTGCGATTTTACGGTGGGCGGCAATTGACAATGATCGCCAGCAAGAACAACTCGTCGCGCCCTTTGAATGGGAATCAAACTCCCACCCAACAGGGCCTGAGCCGCTTCATCGATAAAAACAGTATTGAAGTGTCTTTTCCACAAAACCTCATAGGAGGCCCCTACCAAAGTGCAGAGAATGGCTTGAGAGCGATCTAAAATATGGTTCACTATGCCCTGTTCCATTTCACGGGCCTGGGCCAACATCTTTCGTGCGTCCTGTAATTCTTCTCTGCGTTGAGCACGTTCTGCTGGCCCAAAATTGCGTTTAAAGCGCAGCGCCCTTTGACGCAAAAGCCGCGCTTCTTTTCTTAAAAGTTCAAGTGCTGGATATCCAGGATGCTGACTTATTTGCTGCTCAAGGGTAAAGGCCAGAATCTCTTCTGACATTCTGGCTGGATGCCCGAGACGCACGACAGAAACTCCAGCCTGAGACAATTTCAAACAGAGAAGATCCGTGGCCGTATTGCTGGGTGCTGAGACCAGAACCTGCTCCTCCAATTTCAATACCGCTGAAATAGCAGCAATCAGCGTTGTGGTCTTTCCCGTACCCGGTGGGCCGTGTATCAAGGCCAAATCTTCAGCTTCCAATACTTTTTGCACGGCAGCGGTTTGGGCTGGATTCAGGCTCGGATCGGCAAATTGACTGCGGGGATAGGCGATGGGCGAAACGACTCCAAACAAGACTTCGCGCAGCTGTTTGAGGGGTGATTTTTGCGCGCCAATCAGACGTTCAACGGCTCTTCTCATTTCTCGATAGGTCGTTTCATCGTAACAGAGGTCAAGTCCCAATTTGCCATCGTCTAACCAATCCGGCAATTCTTCGCCAGAGTAGACCCATTTTAATTTATTTTTACTCACTGAACTTGCAACCCCTGTCAACGGGGTTTGCTGGGTATGTGTCTGACTGAAAAGCGCCAAAATCTGGCCATTTTGAAAACTGTGGGGCTTGTCCAATTCTGTGGTGCGTTCCAATTCCAAAACTAAATTTTGCCCAAAGCCTATCTCTGTATGTTTAATAACAACGGGATACCAACAGGTTCCCTGGGCTTTTCGCAGTTTGAGCGGGGTTTCAAGAACCTGTTTTTGATAGGCCTCTTTTTCAGTTGATTCTTCAATCTTTAAGAGCTGAAGCCATTCACTCAACAAATCTTCGGGATGCATTTTGAACTCCTGTGTAAAACTTTGCAAAGTATAACAGGCCCGATCAGGTCTCAGAAGTCACCCTTTTTGTGTCATTTGTACATCTCTCACACAAAAGCCTGTGTTAGGCTTAAATAGAGATTTTCTGAGCGGATTGAAATCATGAAAAAAAACCATCTTTTGTTTATCGCGGCCTTTGTCTACTTAACGGGAAACCTGGTAAATCTCATTACCCAGGAGTTTAGATTGCAAAAGTATACCGTCTCTCTGGATCAGGAACTCCTGGTCGCACGAAAAGAACAGGAATCACTAAAAACAGCGCTCAAATATTTCAATACCCCTCAAGGCATTGAAGAACTTGCACGTAAGCGTTTGGGATACTACAGTCAAAACGAAATCCCAGTCAAAGTAATTGAGTCAAATCCCAGTCAAGCGACAGATTCTACATCTCCCTGATCTGCGCTGAATTCTGTTCGCTGTGAAAGAGACGGAAGCCCGTCAGAATGGTATACTGGTACCAGTCAAGAATTCAGCCCTTCAGGAAACTGAGTTCTTTGCGCTGAACAAAGCACTGGGCTTGAGATGTAGAAAGGTTTAAGGACTCTGATGGATACCCGCGAAATGATTCAGAGCACAGTAGGTTTTACTGGCAAATGGGAAACCGAACACCGCTTTCGAATTGACCCTTTGACTTACGGATATCTTACCCCTTTAGAAAAAATTGAGATTGAGTTCGGTGGCCTGGTCATCACGTCCAGCCCGCTTACCAATATTGAATGGTGGCACCATTTAATGCCCGCGATGGGATTACCGCCTCATGTCAAAGTTGAACCCGATGAGGTGGAGGATGGTTTTGTAGAACTCAGCGCAGGACGCTTAAAATTGCTTGAGGACGCTGAATTTATTGAGCATCATTTTACCCGTTTGTATACCTATTTATCCCGTGCCATGTCAATGATTGAAAAAACAAACTCTGTGCTTTCGATGGGCATTGGGGTTGATTACTCTGGAACTTTAATCAAACTTCAATCCCGTGTCGTTACTGATCAGGACCTTTTTGTAAGAAATTGCGAAGCCTTTAAAAAGCTCTATTCAAAAATTACAGATATACATGGCAAAGTAGATACCTCTATTCTGCCCCAACCCTCAGATTTTAATGGCCAGGACATCGAAGATATTATTCGGGAATCCAAATTCTATGCCATGAAAGAAGCTGTACGGCTTGAAAGCCTGGATATTTTATCCTATATTATGTCCAAAAAAGGCGGGCAAATTGAGGGCAATGAATACCAATTGCCAAAAGATCGCATGATTTATAAGGTCTTTCCCAACCGCGTGGAATCTCACCGTGCTGGCAATTATATGGGTCAAATTGGCTTTGACAAAGGCATCAAACAAATGCAACAGTTCTTTGCGACCACCCTGGGTGGAGGACGCTGGTAGTTCGCGTCAGTCTTCGCCCGTTGAGAGCAGAAACAGTCCCGCTGTCTGATTTAGTAGGTCTTCAATCGAAGCAAAGGCCAAAGGCATTTCACTGAGCAATTGATTCACCTGCGGATATAAATCTGATGCAGACGGAGCCAAAAACTGTTTGGTTTGCTCACTGAGCGAACCCTGACGTTTAATTTCAGGCAAAGCCAAGAATTTCAAACTCAACTCCACTTTTTCAGCTTCTGAGAACTGATTCCAATCCTGTGCGGGTTGTTTTAACAAGGCCTGCAATTGCTTGAATTCTGGATTTTTTAAACGTAAATTTTTCATTGCAAAGGCTCCTCCTGTTACGAGTTCATACCAGTATAGATGAAAACACTGACAGGAATCGCCCAATGCACACTATGGATGATTACTGATTTGTATTTGGAGGGGATTGAGCAAGATAAACTGCCCAGCTTGAGCAGAAGCCCAGCGCAAAGCTGGAAAAAACGAGGCACTCAAAAGAAAAATGAGTATCAGTTCCAATAAAAAATTAAGCTCCTTATCCAATAACCTTACCATTTGAATCTCTCCTTGAACCCAGCGATAGCCAGATTATAGCTCAAAAATTAAGTTTTGTAAAGTTATATTTCAATAGTTAACATTATCACAGACATTGCCTGTTTGAGCGAGACAAGTCTCGGGTATAAAGAGGAAACGTGAGAGCTTGCTTTCACTTCAGATTCAGATTTTAGAGAGGGCAGTCACAGCAAAATATCCTGATTTCCGCTACAATGAGGAATATCATGAGTGACTGAAGAAAATGAATACCCAAGCAGTAACTGATTCACGAAAGTATTGTTTAAATTGTTTTGCTATCATTGCAGGCAATCTTACTCAGTGTACCCAGTGCCAATATCCTCAACCGCTTGAATACGACAAGCGATTTTTAAAACCGCAATATAGATTGTACCGTCAGTATTATATAGGCAGGGTTTTGGGCTGCGGTGGCTTCGGAATTACTTATCTGGCCTATGATCGCAACCTGGGTACCCGCGTAGCCATCAAAGAATATTTCCCAACAGGCTTCGCAACCCGAGCAGAAGACGGCTTAACGGTCATCCCTGCTTCTGGGCAAGAGGGGGAACTTTTTCGCGCAGGTAAAGAAAAATTTATTGCAGAAGCGCGTTTATTGGCAACCTTGAGAAGCCATAATATTATTACAATCCGACATTTTTTCGAAGACTGTAATACGGCTTATTTCGTCATGGAGTATCTTGAAGGGGAGACGCTTGAAGATTATTTAACCCGAAAAGGAGGAAAACTTCCTGCCCAAGAGGTTAGAAAACTGCTTTTTCCCTTATTAGATGCCCTTGATGAAGTGCATGAACTTAAATCCTATCATCGCGATATCAAACCCGAAAATATTTACATGACCCGAAAAGGGCAGCCCATTCTCTTGGATTTTGGCTCTGCCCGCCAGCAAATTTCGGGAAAGACCGAATCCATGGTATTTCTGTCACCCGGTTACGCACCGCTTGAACAGTATTCTCACAATGGGATTCAAGGGCCCTGGACAGATATCTACGCCT
The DNA window shown above is from bacterium (Candidatus Blackallbacteria) CG13_big_fil_rev_8_21_14_2_50_49_14 and carries:
- a CDS encoding IGHMBP2 family helicase, producing the protein MHPEDLLSEWLQLLKIEESTEKEAYQKQVLETPLKLRKAQGTCWYPVVIKHTEIGFGQNLVLELERTTELDKPHSFQNGQILALFSQTHTQQTPLTGVASSVSKNKLKWVYSGEELPDWLDDGKLGLDLCYDETTYREMRRAVERLIGAQKSPLKQLREVLFGVVSPIAYPRSQFADPSLNPAQTAAVQKVLEAEDLALIHGPPGTGKTTTLIAAISAVLKLEEQVLVSAPSNTATDLLCLKLSQAGVSVVRLGHPARMSEEILAFTLEQQISQHPGYPALELLRKEARLLRQRALRFKRNFGPAERAQRREELQDARKMLAQAREMEQGIVNHILDRSQAILCTLVGASYEVLWKRHFNTVFIDEAAQALLGGSLIPIQRARRVVLAGDHCQLPPTVKSQRALAGGFNRTLFEICIEEHPQAAALLNIQYRMHEEIMGFSSQEFYQGQLLADPLVAERTLPENSEQAWISRPLEFLDTAGCGHEEEMNPETRSLSNSGEAELLIKHLFQLGEGLPRLETEAERLTLGIISPYREQVNLLQSLLEKRPEIQEFFQISIDTVDGFQGQERDLIYISLVRSNDQGEIGFLKDTRRMNVAMTRAKKKLVVVGDSATLAHHSFYKDFLDYCEALDACRSGWEFF